One Eublepharis macularius isolate TG4126 chromosome 6, MPM_Emac_v1.0, whole genome shotgun sequence DNA segment encodes these proteins:
- the ANKRD22 gene encoding ankyrin repeat domain-containing protein 22 — protein MGILFSEPICQAAYNNDLNEVQLLLEEDGDYLNIQDSYGGDTPLICACKQGHNRIVSYLLKRNADVNIKNNKERTCLHYAVRKRFSFLDYLLIILLMPVMLLGYLLMVSRSKQNENLIKMLLRAGADVNATDHSGRTALHYACEMKNQSIIPLLVEAGADLSIKDKDDETPLDIARRLNFINIESILKKE, from the exons ATGGGAATTCTCTTTTCAGAG CCTATTTGTCAGGCAGCATATAACAATGACTTAAATGAAGTTCAGCTCCTTTTGGAGGAAGACGGCGATTACTTGAATATCCAGGACAGCTATGGTGGAGACACACCACTAATCTGCGCCTGCAAACAGGGACATAACAGAATAGTTAGTTACCTTCTGAAAAGAAATGCTGACGTGAACATCAAAAATAAT aaaGAACGAACATGTTTGCATTATGCTGTCAGAAAACGGTTCAGCTTCCTTGACTACCTCCTCATTATCCTCCTAATGCCTGTTATGCTTCTTGGGTATCTCCTCATG GTATCCAGAAGTAAGCAGAATGAAAACCTTATCAAGATGTTACTAAGAGCTGGTGCTGATGTCAATGCTACAGACCAT TCAGGAAGAACAGCTCTTCATTATGCCTGTGAAATGAAGAACCAGTCCATTATTCCTTTACTAGTTGAAGCCGGTGCTGATCTTTCCATAAAGGATAAG GATGATGAGACACCACTGGATATAGCGAGAAGATTGAATTTCATTAACATAGAATCCATATTAAAGAAAGAATGA